GTACAATATTTGCAGCACCGACGGGATGAACGAAAAAGGGCTGGTGGCCAACCTGCTCTGGCTGGCCGAATCCAAATACCCTGACTGGGACCGTCAGAAACCGGGCCTGAGCATCGCTGCCTGGGTGCAATATGTGCTCGACAATTTTGCTACCGTAAAAGAGGCCGTGGACGAGTTGCAGCAGGAGCGTTTCACCATCGTGTCCGACAATGTGCCCGGACAGGCCAGGCTGGCGACCCTGCATCTTTCTATTTCCGATGCCACCGGCGACAGCGCCATCTTTGAATATGTGGAAGGTAAACTGGTGATTCATCATGATGCCGCTTACCAGGTGATGACCAACTCCCCTGTGTACGAGAAACAATTAGCGCTGAACGAGTACTGGAAAGAGATTGGCGGCACTACCATGCTGCCGGGCACCAACAGGGCTGCCGACCGTTTTGTGCGTGCTTCTTTTTATACGACCGCTATTCCTAAAACAAAGGATTACCGGTTGGCCGCTGCCAGCGTGTTCAGCGTGATCCGCAACTGCTCCGTGCCTTACGGTATCAGTACGCCTGACCAGCCCAATATTTCTTCCACCCGCTGGAGGACCGTGTCAGACCAAAAGAACATGATTTATTATTTTGAGTCTGCGCTCACGCCCAATACTTTCTGGGTGGATTTCAGCGATGTGAATTTTTCGCCTAAGGGAGGTGTAAAGAAACTCTCGCTGACCAAAGGAGAAGTATACGCCGGCAATGTGGCCGGGTCCTTTAAAAGAAGCAACCCCTTTAAATTTCTGGGCCCGCAATAGCAGACGGGTATTGTATTGGATAAAGCTACCAGCGTTTGCTGGTAGCTTTTTTTTATCTTTATGTAAATCACATTTCCCATGGATGACAAAACCGCGTTAGTCGTACAGTTGTTTGGCAAAAACGCCCGCCTCTACGAAGAAAAATTCATGGACACACAAGGCTATCAAAATGCCCTGGACGTGTTTTGCAGGCATATTCCCCGCCAGGAGGCCAACATCCTGGAGCTGGCTTGCGGGCCAGGCAACATTACCCGCTACCTGCTGCACCTGCGGCCCGATTTCCGGGTGTTGGGCACCGACCTTTCGCCAGACATGCTGGACCTTGCGCGTAAGAACAATCCCGGCGCTATCTTCCAGCTGTTGGACTGCACTGATATGACAACGTTGCCGGACCGATATGATGGCATCATGGTCGGTTTCCTGTTGCCTTATCTTTCTCAGGAGGCAACGGTCAAGCTGGTCCGGGACGCAGTCAGCATGCTGCAGCCCGGAGGCGTGTTGTATCTGAGTACCATGGAGGACGACTATACGAAATCGGGCTGGCGGAAGTCCAGTACCGGTGATGATTACTACCAGTACTTTCATCAGGGTGCATGGCTGCAGCAAGTGTTGCAGGAACATGGTTTCCATGTGGTCCATGAGCAGCGGATCGCCTCTGCCAACGGGGATGGTACGCCGGTGACGGATTTAATCCTGATCGCCAGTCTGTAGTGATGGGAATACCAGAAGCATACCTGGTAGAGATGGAGTGCAGTTGTAGTTTTCAAAAGGAACATTCACCCCGGGATCAGGCGGTAGCCAGCACTTTTCTGTCTGCCGGACGGAAGTACCAGGATATCACAGTGAGGACCAGCAACAACAGGGACGGGAAAATGTCTTTCATCGCGTCGCCGGAGATGAGATGTGAAGCGAGTGCGCCCGTCATCATAAAGAAAAAGCCTGCATAGGCCCATTCTTTCACCAGTGGAAACCTCGGTGCCAGGATGGCTATCACCCCCAATATTTTCCAGGCGCCGAGTATCTTCAGTATGTAGACAGGGTAACCCAGGTGGGTGATAAAATCGTTTTCAGTTTTCAGTTGCAACAGTTGTACAATGGCGGTGGAGGTCATACCTAACGCCAGCCAGAGGGTGGCGATCCAGTAGATGATTTTGTTTCTTTTAGACATGATGTGTTATTTTTTGAATTTGATAGCTGCTTTCTCGAGGCGGTTGTGTGCCAGGCCCATGCCGCGGGCCATGCCTATCTTCAGGTATTGTGCTCTTTCTTCCAGTGTTTTGTAGATGATATGCATCCGGAGTTTGCTGGTGTCTTCGGTGAGTTTTTCGAACTCGAGGAATTCCAGTTGCACGCCAAAGCCGCTGTTCTCCATTTCAAATGTGCGGGTGATTCTTTCTTCGGGAACGAAGTCGTGGATAGTGCCGCTGAAGCCGTGTTTATTGCCGGCCGGGTCGGTGGTTTCAAATTGCCAGCTGCCGTGTTTTTTGTTCTCCAGTTTCAATACTTTGGTGCCCATCCATTCCTCCAGGATTTCAGGTTCTGTATATGCCCTGAAAAGCAGTTCCAGCGGCAGGTCGAATTCGCGGGTGACAATCAGTTCCTGTTTGCCTTCTTCGGCATGTACTTTTGTTTTCAGTTCCATTTGTCCTTATTTTTTGGTTTGATATTTTTTCATGATGTCTTCCAGTTTGTTAAACCTGTCGTCCCACATTTTACGGAACGGTTCAATGAAGTCTGCTATCTCTTTCATTTTATGAGGGTTTAAATGGTAATAGATCTCTCTGCCGTTTTGTTCCTGCTTCAACAGTTCACATTCCGTAAGTATGGCCAGGTGCTTGGACACTGTTGGCCTCGCGGTGTCGAAGTTGGCTGCGATGGCGCCGGCTGTCATAGCATGCGTGGCTACCAATAACAGTATGGCCCTCCGCGTGGGGTCTGCTATGGCTTGAAATACATCTCTCCGTAAATTCATTGTGTAGCTATTTGACTACAAATATATGTGTAGTTATTTGGCTACGCAAATTTTTTTTGATGTTTTTTGAAAAAAAAGCAAAGGCCACTTTAATCACCGGTAGGAATCTAATCTTGTTAAAGAAAAATACATATTATGAAAACGAAGTTTTGGATTTTTGCATTGGCTTTTCTTTATCTTTCCATGCGAACGGGTGCGCAGTAATTGGTTTATCGGGGAAGATTGGGTACAGTCACCTTTTGAAGAAGAAAACGAACAATAAAAAGAACAATATCATGGAATTTTTACCAACTGTCAGCAAGGAGGCTATCGAAGCCGCAGGCACAGAAGACTGGGATTTTATCTATACGGTACTGGAACCCTATGAGAACGCCATCGAAGAAGCAGAAGACGAAGAGGAAATTCTTGACCAGCTGAGTGACGACCAGCACGCGCTGTTGATCTACAACGCGCTGTACGGCCAGGTTACCAACGGTGGTTTTCTGCAACTGATACACAATGGATATGGACAATTTGCTTTTGATCCGGTTTTTGTGGAAGACCTGCAGCGCTGGTCTATGAATGAGACGGCCACTCTTTTAGAGAAAGCCATGACGATTTATGAGGAAAATAAAACCCTCCTGGAACAGGAAAGAGACCTGGAACAATTTTCGGCATTGTATAAGCAGTTCACCGCCTTTGAGCCGCTGGACAGCAAATTTTATGATATCATGGATGAAGAAGTGAAACGTTTCAGAAATTATATTGAAGCGCACCTGGATTCGTTTGTGAAAATAGCAGCAGCGTAAACATGATGGACCTTGAGCAATACAAACAGCAGTTCAGTGAGGATGAACGAGCTGCTCACCACCGACCTGGACAGGAAATAACGCAGGCAACGGCTGACCTTTAGGTCAGCTTTTTTTATGGCCGTCAATAATGAATGGCGGAGACCGGTATGTACAGAAAAAAAATATGGAAGAGCTAAAACTTTTTTAAAAAGCCTCCCGTATCTATACCATCTGACCGGAAAAAGTATTGAAGGAGCCGCAAACATATACCGAACAAGAACTGATTGCTGCGTTGAAATTACGCAGGGAAGATGCTTTTAGCTATTTGTACGATCATTATGCCGCTGCATTAAACGGCGTTATCCTTAATATCATCCCTGAAATACACACCGCAACAGACATCTTACAGGACGTATTCATCAAAATATGGAGACAGATAGATAGTTATGACCCTTCGAGAGCGAGGTTGTATACCTGGATGTTTACAGTCGCCAGAACGATGGCCATTGATCATGTCCGGAGCAAAACCTGGCAAAATAATTTGCGGAACAGCGCTCTGACAGAAGGCAGTCATCAACTGGCGGATACAACCAAACTACCGTCAGATGAGCTTGGCCTGCGTAAAATAGTACATACTTTAAAAGAGGAACACAGGACAGTACTGGAATTATCTTACTTCCAGGGATATAAACAGGAAGAAATCGCACAGCTGCTCCAGATTCCTGTGAGCACCGTCAAAACCAGGCTCCGGGCCGCTATTTTACAATTGAAAAAAAAGATAAACAGTTAACGTGGACATCAAGGCATACATAGAGAGTGGTATCATTGAGAGCTATGTTCTCGGGCTCGCAGCGCCGGAGGAGGAGGCTGAGCTGCTGGAGTTGAGCCGGACGTATCCCGAAGTGAAGGCGGCTGTTCTCCATTGCGAGAAATGGCTCAGTGAGGTATCAGACCAGTATGCGGTAACTGCTCCCGCCGGTTTGAAAGCACGGTTGGTAGACCATTTGCAGGATGAATTCACGGAACCGGAGCGGCAGGTACCGGTGCTGCCTATACGCCGCGAAAATATTTTCAGGTATGCAGCTGCGGTACTGTTACTGCTACTGGGTATCAGCGGGTTATTGAACATCTACTTTTACAACCGGTACAGAAACGTCAGCCAGGACTTTGTCCACCTGCAATCTCAGCACGATATGATGGCAGCTGACAACAAGGTCTATCAGGCCCGTTTTGCTGCCATGACGCACGAGCTGCAGCTTATCACCGCGCCCGGCACCCTGAAAGTTTTACTCTCCGGCGTGCCCGGCAGAAATGACAGCCAGGTAACGGTTTACTGGAACACACATACGAAAAATGTTTACCTGATCATTAATCATCTGCCGGTCCCGCCAGAAGGCAAGCAGTATCAGCTATGGGCGTTGGTAAATGGAAAACCGGTATCGGCCGGGTTATTGGAAAATGCATGCAGCGATCTGTGTGCTGTAGCACCTGTGCAGCAGGCGGAAGCATTTGCTGTTACGCTGGAAAAAGCCGGTGGCAGCCCTGCCCCGACTATGGACCAGATGTTTGTGCTGGGCAAGGTGAGCATCTGAGCAGGCTATCTCTTATTATCTTACGCAATTTTTTTTGGGTCGTCAAACTTTTTAGGATAAACTCCCGTATCTGGTATGTGCATGTGTTTTTAAGGTAGTTAGGATAACTAATTATAATCTTCATTTCGTTAATTTATCTAACAATTATTTTATGGAAAAATTACATCCGGAATTGCCTCCCGCAGGCAATCATGAAGACCTGTTGCCCGGAAAATTCGGCAGAAGGAAATTTCTTTCCTATTGCGGGCTGGCCGCTTCCGTTGCCACTATTTCCGCCTGCAAAAAAGACAATGACAATAACAATATGCCTCCTGCAGGTAGTATAGATCTGGGCTCCGGTGATATCGGCATTCTTAATTACGCTTATGCCCTGGAACAGCTGGAAGCTGCTTTTTATACCCAGGTGGTAGCAAGTCCGTATTCCGGTATTACTGCCGGTGAACTGGCGTTGCTGACGGATATCCGTGATCACGAGGTGGCCCATCGGGAGTTTTTTAAAGCGGCTTTGGGCACCAAGGCGATCGTCAGTCTGGAAGTGAACTTTTCTGCCGTCAACTTCGGGAGCCGTGACAGCGTACTGGGGACTGCCAAAGCATTTGAGGACCTGGGTGTTTCTGCTTATAACGGCGCAGGGCAATTGATCACAGATCCGGCATATCTGCTGCTCGCCGGAAAAATTGTATCCGTTGAGGCGCGCCATGCCGCCTATATCCGCGACCTGATCAGTAACGGGTCTTTTGCAGACAGTACGGTGATAAATGCCAATGGGCTGGATTTGGCGAATAAGCCTGCTGACGTATTGATGGCTGCCAAACCTTTTCTGAAGTCAGTATTGTATGCCGGTAATTTACCTATGGTGTGAGCTATGTTTTTCTGTATCTCAAAAAAATCAAAACATGAACATTCAAAATATTATCACTGAAATAGAAAAGATCGACCCGGAAGTATATGATCGTCTTGACAGCCGCAGGGGAACAATGCAGCATCTTGCGCGTTGGGGCGGCCGGATTGCCTTGACGGCTTTACCTTTTGCATTGGGCGGCTTATTCAAAAAAGCATATGGCCAGTCTGCAGGAAGCGGTGTCGCGGCGGTGCTCAACTATGCGCTCACACTCGAATACCTGGAGGCTGAGTTTTATACAAAAGGGGCCGCGTCCGGTGTGGTGCCGGCAGGTACCCCTGCGGTAGGCGCTATTAACACCATACGGGACCACGAAAATGCGCATGTTGCGTTCCTGAAGAGTACACTCAGTGCAATAGGCACTACTCCTGTGTCCAAACCTACATTCGATTTTACCGCAGGCGGAGCATTTGCGGACGTATTCACCAACTACGATACTTTTCTGGCGGTGGCGCAAACATTTGAGGACACGGGTGTAAGGGCCTACAAAGGAAGAGCGGCAGAGCTGATCAGTAATCATGCCGTGCTCACGGCAGCACTTCAGATACACACCGTGGAAGCAAGGCACGCCTCTCATATCCGGCAGATGCGAAAGGCAAGGGGCGCCAATCTGAAACCCTGGATTACCGGCAAGGATACCGGTGGAATAGGCGCTGCGGTGCAGGCCAGCTATAATGGAGAAGAGCTCACCACTCAGGCCGGCGTGGACATCACCAAATTTGCCAGTATCAATGCTGCCAGTGAAAGCTTTGATGAGCCGCTTACCGCCGATCAGGTACTGGCTATCGTAAAACCATTTATCGTGTAAACAACATTTTTCATCTTAATATAATCAATCATGAAAAAATCAATTATGCTGCTGGCCATATGTCTGCCGGTAGCCATGCAGTTCTCTGTCACAGCAGCTCCTGCGCACAATCATTACGATTACATGGTTGTAAGGGATTGGACCAAATCCACGACAGCCACATGGCCTGCTGAGAAAGAAGGTAAGACGATCTGGTACAAACTTGACAAAAAAGGTGGTCTCTGGTGGAGTGAAGACGGCAAAAAATGGTCGGCCGCCAAAGACGGCGCCTGGACCGACAAAGACGGCAAATGGCTGAAGATTCACGAGCATAAGCTGGTGTGGAGCACTGACGGAAAATCGTGGTCAGAAGTGCCGGAATGGAAATGGGAAGGCTCTGATGGAAAATGGTATAAATTCGACAGCAATTGGATGCTGTGGGTGAATGTTTAAGGGAACGGTGTCATATTGACTCTTTAGAGCAATCCGTAGAAAAGGGCTATACCAAAAGTCAGTTGTACTTTTGGTTAGCCCTTCATTATGATATAAAGACAGCCGGGGTACCGTGGATGATGTGAGTTACTGCCGGCCTGCCTTTAGCGGATTGGGGTGAAAATTATTTTGACGTCGTTATTTTGATAACAGGCGTATAATTAAAGTATCCGGCGGGGTTGTCTGCTCCGCCGATGCGGGCCGCAGCCCGGATATAGTACACCGTGCCGGTTTTGAGGCCGGTAAATGTTTTTTCGTAGACAGTAGCTTCTACTGTTTCGTCTGGTACGTTCTGTACATCCTGTATGTCATTCAACGTATAACTGTTTACATCGATTCCTTCGGTGGGGCCGATAATAGCTGCCAGCCTGGATATCTTCTGTGTGTTGTCGTTGTGTTTTACACTATACTTCACCGTTACACTGTTGTTAGTGACGTTGCTTGCCGCTGCCGTCACTTTCAGGAAAGGCGTAACAGGAATATCTTTTTGTGTATTGGCGGCAATATCCACTACTACCGTGTCTTTGTAGTAGAACGGTCCTTCCGCCACAATGCGGTACCTGCCGGTGAAGAGCAGGTTGTTGTTGTAGGAGCCGTCGGGATGCACCGCAGTGTTAATGGGATTAGGATTGCTGCTGCTGTACCCTACCTGATAGTAACGGAGCACGGCACCATTGAAAGCCTGTACGGGCACGGCTTCATTTGTTTTGATATCGGTCAGCCGCCCTTGTATACTGGCATCAGGAGCGGGGTAGTTGTCTTTTTTGCAGCTGGTCAGTACGGCGCTGCCCAGCAGGAGCGCCATACAGCTGTTGATGATATGTTGTTTCATGTGTTGTCTGTTGTTTTGGTTAGAAACCCGGGTTTTGCACGAGGTTGCTGTTTTTGTCGATCTCACCGGTAGGGATGCGCTGGTAGTACATCCGTGAGAGGAACGTGCGGGTATTTTTAGGCGCGGGCACGATCTGGAAGCTGTATTGCATGTCGGCAGGTGATTTGCCGTTTTCCCACATGAGCCATGGGTACAATGCGTGGAACTGTGTGTTGTTCAGCAGATCGGTGGCGGTGCGCCAGCGGCAGATATCCCACCATCTGTGGTTTTCGAAGGCCAGTTCTACCTGCCTTTCATGTCTTACCTGGTCACGGGTGACGCTGCCAAGGAGTTTAATGCCGGCGCGTTCACGCAGCTGGTTTACTGCATTTAGCGCATCGGCGGTTTTACCCAGCTCTATGGCCGCTTCTGCATAGTTCAGCAACACTTCTCCATAACGGAACACTATCCAGGGCGTGGTGGAGCGGCCGTCTGCCAGCCTGTTCACCGGGTCCATGAATTTTTTAACATAGAAGCCTGTTTTGGTGGGATCGCCGCTAAGCAGCGGGCCGTCCCTGCCTACGCGTGGGATGCTGTTGGCGCCGCTGCCGTAGGTGTCTGTCAGGTTAGCGGAGGTAAACTGTACGCCGTTGTCTATTACGCCTCTTCTTAATTCCACGGTACCGCCCTGCCAGGGAGCGCCGGGGTAGAGGATGCTGGCGAGGAAGCGCGGGTCTTTGTCTTTAAACAGGTCGGCGGTGTTTTTATAAAGAATGGGATTGCCGGCAGCATCATTGATTTTCAGTTTGCCCGGGGTGCCGTCGGAGTACTCAAAACTTTCGACCAGTTCCAGGGTGGGATTGGTGGCGCAGCCATAGTCGATTTTAAAGCTCTGCGGCGCGTTGTAGAAGTCGAATCCGTGGGCCAGATCGGGCGACTGATATGTCTTTACAAAGATGACTTCCTTGTTTTTGTCGAGATCGGCGCCGGTCAGGAACAGTTGCTGGAAGTTGGCTGTTTTATCGCTGTAGCCGTTGAACAGTTGGAACTTTCCGGAGTTGATGATCTGTTGTGCCGCATCGTAGGCTTTCTGCCAATAGCCGTCAGCGTTAGCGGCGATGCCAACCGCGCCGCCGAGTTGCACCGCGCCGTATTTCGCTATGGAGGCGGCATAGAGCATCGCGCGGCATTTTAAGGCGAGGGCGGCATAACGTGTGGCACGGTAGCGTTCATCGGCATTGTAGGATTCCGGCAGCTGGCCCATGATAGCATCCAGCTCGGAGGCAATGAAATCATATACTTCCTGTTCTTTATTACGCGGCACTTTCAGTTCTTCGATATTACCGTTGTAGCGCTGTACTTTCGTTATCAGGGGGACGCCGCCGTACCGTTTTACCAGGGAGAAGTAATAGAACGCCCTGACAAAGCGGGCTTCGGCGAGAAAGCGGGTCTTCTGTTCTTCAGATATATTTTTGGCGTCAGGGATTTTTTCGATAAAGTCGTTCACGTTTCTTACCACGTCATACCGCCACCAGCCAAACATTTCATCGCCGAGGATGGGATCGAGCGTAGCGCCCCAGCTGTAGGAGCGTACGGCTTCATCGCTGGCCTGGCTGGGGAAAGCAGCCTGGTTTCCTTCCACCCAATAGTCAAAGGCTTCGGTCTGCATATTATTATAGAGGTTGGCGGTAAGCGCCTGTATGCCGGACACGGAGCCATAGGCGGCATCATCGGAGATGATGTCCTGAGCTTTCCTTTCCAGGAAGTCTTTGTTGCAGGAGGCCGACAGGGTCAGCATCAGCGCAAAGGATATATGTTTATGTAGTTTTCTCATGACAAATAATTAAGAAGATCAGAATTGCAGGTTCATGCCTAGTGTGAGTACCCGTTGCTGCGGATAGTACTTACCGTTACCGGCGGCATTGGTATCATCATTGGTCGGCATTTCCGGGTCAATGAATTTCAGGTTGGAGAACGTGAGGAGGTTCTGTGCGGAGAAGTAGAACCGTACCTGTTCAATTCCTGCTCCTGACAACATGGACTTAGGCAGGGAATAACCCAGTTCTATTGTCTTCAGACGCAGGTAGGACGCGTCTTTCAGCCAGAAGGAAGATACTCCTTTGTTGTTGTCCAGTCCATTGGCCACCGTGGAAGGGTATTTGCCCGGCACCCATTCGCTCTGCGGATTGTATGGATCGCTGCGGTGCCAGCGGTCGGTGAAGTAGGCGAATGCGTTGGCGCCGTTGCTAAACGGGTCTCTCATAGCGCCGTCTATCAGGATATTGTAATTGGCGGCGCCCTGGAACAGCATGGAGAGGCTGAAGCCTTTCCAGGTGGCGGCGAGGTTCAGGCCATAGAACAGTTCCGGTGTGTTGCCGCGACCGATAACGGTGCGGTCGTTGCTGTCAATGATACCGTCGCCGTTGAGATCTTCATATTTGATATCGCCGGGCTTAAGGGTGGTATTGCCTTTACGGTCCTGTATGGCCCAACCGGCAATTTCTTCCTGGTGCTTAAACTGGCCAGCGGCTTTATATCCCCAGATCATGTTGCTCCATCTGTTGTTGTAGTTGTCTTTCCAGTTGGCGAAGGCGTTGGTGGAGCTGGCGCGTTCCTGGTACAAATTACGTGTACGCGTCCAGGTGATATTGGGTGATACGTTGAGTACCACATTGCCGATTTTTTTGTTGTAGCCCAGCGCCAGCTCGAAACCCTGTGTGCGGTCACTGTTGAGGTTTTCGGCCGGCAGGCCTGCGCCATAGGTGCCCGGCAGGGAAAGCACTCTTTGTGCGAAAAGGCCGGTACGCTTACGGGAGAAGAAGTCCAGCTCCACGGTGAACATATTCTGCAGGAAACCGGCTTCAAACCCGATGTTGGCGGTGGTGGCGTTGAACCAGGTGATGAGCGGGTTAGGAAGGCCTGATGGTGTTAATCCGCCTACGATATTTTTCCCGAAGATGTAGCCGCCTTCCGGGTAGCGGTAACCGGTGAGGTATTGGAACGGATTGGCGGAGCCGTCGTCGCCCATCTGGCCCCAGGAACCTCTGATTTTAAGGTTGTTGACCACACGGGTCATGTTTTGGAAGAAGGCCTCATCGCTCATTCTCCAGCCGGCAGACACGGTAGGGAAGAAGCCCCACCTGTGATCGGGCGCCAGTTTGTAAGAGCCGTCGTAACGGAAGCCCAGTTCCAGCAGGTAGCGGTCTTTGTAGTCATAGTTCACCCTGCCTACGTAGCCCATATAGGCGGCTTCGCTGGCTTTGCCGTTATTGTTTTTGTTGGTGTTGGCGCCGGCAAAAAGCTGGTCCAGCGCATCGAGCATAAACTCGCGGTAGGCCTCGAACTGGCTGCCGATGGTCTGTCGTTGTTCAAACAGCAGTAAACCTTTCACATGATGGTCACGGGCAAATGTTCTGACATAGCTGAGCGACAGCTGAGCGAGGCTGTTCTCTTCCTGTTGTTGGTCCTGTCTGAGGTTGGTGGGGGAGTTGCCAATATAACCAACGTCGTATTTATTCGTAGCGGCGTTATAGTTATAGAGGTTAAATTGTTTCACCCATTTTTTATTGTTGGCGGTGCCGGACTGGTAAGAGTAGAGAGCTTTAGCGCTCAGTCCATCTACAAACGGGATGTCGTAGGTAAGGGAAGCGATGCCGCTCAGGTATTTGTATTGCTGGGCGGAATAACCTGAATAGTCACTGTTCATGGAAGCCAGCACGTTCTGGCTGAAGTTGGTCACGGCATAATAATCCGGGTTGTTATTGGCGTACAGCGGG
This window of the Chitinophaga varians genome carries:
- a CDS encoding TonB-dependent receptor; this encodes MKLTAILLTLFCIQVSAGVSAQEITVSVKNKPLESIFALIEQQSRYTFVYRDEWLTGTKPVNLHISRGSIDQVMKAALHQQPLSYEIIDNTVIVTRKAAAGNIAPAAVVATISGRVTDEKGNPLAYVSIGIKGTQKGTHSDENGAFKLEARETDVLVFSLVGYTPREIPAGNQATLQVTLTQAISDLNQVVVVGYGTQKKVNITGAVAAVKGQEIAKSPVANISNALAGRLPGIRAVQNSGEPGKDGSRIDIRGFGDALVIVDGVPSTFDQLDPSEIESISILKDAAAAVYGIKAANGVVLVTTKRGNLSRPKITYNTYFGLQSNARYPRYVNAAEFAELTDESQLNQGLAPVYGADKVQKYREGQPGYESTDWYKAAIRQNTPQQYHNINVNGGTESTRYFFSLGYLNQQGMWKSGDTRFNRYNFRSNISTKINKRLTAELNLGGRLENRHYPAAEAVTLMDQVQRAYPTYPLYANNNPDYYAVTNFSQNVLASMNSDYSGYSAQQYKYLSGIASLTYDIPFVDGLSAKALYSYQSGTANNKKWVKQFNLYNYNAATNKYDVGYIGNSPTNLRQDQQQEENSLAQLSLSYVRTFARDHHVKGLLLFEQRQTIGSQFEAYREFMLDALDQLFAGANTNKNNNGKASEAAYMGYVGRVNYDYKDRYLLELGFRYDGSYKLAPDHRWGFFPTVSAGWRMSDEAFFQNMTRVVNNLKIRGSWGQMGDDGSANPFQYLTGYRYPEGGYIFGKNIVGGLTPSGLPNPLITWFNATTANIGFEAGFLQNMFTVELDFFSRKRTGLFAQRVLSLPGTYGAGLPAENLNSDRTQGFELALGYNKKIGNVVLNVSPNITWTRTRNLYQERASSTNAFANWKDNYNNRWSNMIWGYKAAGQFKHQEEIAGWAIQDRKGNTTLKPGDIKYEDLNGDGIIDSNDRTVIGRGNTPELFYGLNLAATWKGFSLSMLFQGAANYNILIDGAMRDPFSNGANAFAYFTDRWHRSDPYNPQSEWVPGKYPSTVANGLDNNKGVSSFWLKDASYLRLKTIELGYSLPKSMLSGAGIEQVRFYFSAQNLLTFSNLKFIDPEMPTNDDTNAAGNGKYYPQQRVLTLGMNLQF